One Candidatus Eisenbacteria bacterium DNA segment encodes these proteins:
- a CDS encoding polymer-forming cytoskeletal protein, which yields MWGKRKEHAPPQRGLGAFLDEGSEIEGKYTCSGTVMLDAKVRGEITSKDTLIIGEHGVVEARVLGVTVVVRGKLVGTIVATERIDLKGSARVTGDVEAPIITVDEGAHLDGRCRTTRKTPAEAPLAVVVPLKA from the coding sequence GTGTGGGGGAAACGAAAGGAGCACGCCCCGCCGCAGCGGGGGCTCGGAGCCTTCCTGGACGAAGGCTCCGAGATCGAAGGCAAGTACACCTGCAGCGGCACGGTGATGCTCGACGCCAAGGTCCGCGGCGAGATCACCTCCAAGGACACGCTCATCATCGGCGAGCACGGCGTCGTCGAGGCGCGCGTGCTCGGGGTCACGGTGGTCGTGCGCGGCAAGCTCGTCGGCACGATCGTCGCCACCGAACGCATCGACCTGAAGGGCAGCGCTCGGGTCACCGGCGACGTCGAGGCGCCGATCATCACCGTGGATGAGGGCGCGCACCTCGACGGCCGCTGCCGCACGACGAGAAAGACGCCGGCCGAGGCTCCACTCGCGGTCGTCGTCCCACTCAAGGCATGA
- a CDS encoding M23 family metallopeptidase, producing MNPPINLLVVHGDGSRVLRVCLSQWIAYATVGLGAAIVTVMLGLAGHYVVLAQQSGQVAGLRQRVADQYALLASFQTRIAAIRREVGDWKAVHARMAEAFGPEAGVDEGKSGIGGAAADIPVDANVALAPQDELDLLATGVAEEGPRLHALEHVVSRAGEMMSRLPLRWPIRGPVNSEFGPRRSPWSGAQERHEGIDIGSPSGTPVAAPAAGTIVVANAHGDYGNHVEIDHGNGVRSLYGHLKEIEVKVGQQVKKGQVVGLVGSTGRSTGPHLHYELLVQGSPVDPRGFLWER from the coding sequence ATGAACCCGCCGATCAACCTGCTCGTGGTCCATGGCGACGGCTCGCGCGTGCTGCGCGTCTGCCTGTCGCAGTGGATCGCCTACGCGACGGTCGGACTGGGTGCCGCGATCGTGACCGTCATGCTGGGCCTCGCGGGCCACTACGTCGTGCTCGCGCAGCAGTCCGGTCAAGTGGCGGGACTCCGCCAGCGTGTCGCCGACCAGTATGCGCTCCTGGCCTCCTTTCAGACGCGAATCGCCGCCATCCGCCGCGAGGTCGGGGACTGGAAGGCCGTGCACGCCAGGATGGCGGAGGCGTTCGGTCCCGAGGCGGGCGTGGACGAAGGGAAGAGTGGGATCGGCGGCGCGGCGGCCGACATTCCGGTCGACGCGAACGTCGCGCTCGCCCCGCAGGACGAGCTGGACCTGCTCGCGACGGGGGTAGCCGAGGAAGGGCCGCGACTCCACGCGCTGGAGCACGTCGTCAGCCGCGCCGGCGAGATGATGTCCAGGCTGCCGCTCCGCTGGCCCATCCGCGGACCGGTCAACTCGGAGTTCGGTCCGCGCCGTTCTCCCTGGAGTGGAGCACAGGAGCGGCACGAGGGGATCGACATCGGCAGTCCCTCCGGGACCCCGGTCGCGGCGCCGGCGGCGGGGACCATCGTCGTCGCGAACGCCCACGGCGACTACGGGAACCACGTCGAGATCGATCACGGCAACGGCGTGCGGTCGCTCTACGGCCACCTGAAGGAGATCGAGGTGAAGGTCGGCCAGCAGGTGAAGAAGGGACAGGTGGTCGGGCTCGTCGGCAGCACCGGACGGAGCACGGGGCCGCACCTGCACTACGAGCTGCTCGTGCAGGGCAGCCCGGTCGATCCCCGCGGATTCCTCTGGGAGCGGTAG
- a CDS encoding Retroviral aspartyl protease gives MTLLRARRRLEGDRRLGMTTVRARLANIADRERTTDVDMTVDSGAIYSVVPASELRSIGVEAERMETFWLADGRSVRRRVGHVGFEIQGSHGISRVVFGRAGDACLLGMVTLEELGLGLDPLRRRLRPLRLMIA, from the coding sequence GTGACGCTCCTCCGTGCACGCCGGCGATTGGAAGGAGATCGCCGCCTGGGGATGACGACGGTGCGCGCCCGCCTCGCGAACATCGCCGATCGCGAGCGAACGACGGACGTCGACATGACGGTCGATTCCGGCGCGATCTACTCGGTCGTGCCGGCGTCGGAGCTACGGTCGATCGGCGTCGAGGCCGAGCGCATGGAGACCTTCTGGCTGGCCGACGGGCGAAGCGTGCGGCGGCGCGTCGGGCACGTCGGGTTCGAGATCCAGGGCAGCCATGGCATCTCGCGCGTGGTCTTTGGACGGGCAGGGGACGCGTGCCTGCTCGGGATGGTGACGCTCGAGGAGCTGGGCCTCGGGCTCGATCCCCTCCGCCGCCGCTTGCGGCCGCTGCGCCTGATGATCGCCTGA